The proteins below are encoded in one region of Epinephelus lanceolatus isolate andai-2023 chromosome 7, ASM4190304v1, whole genome shotgun sequence:
- the gprin1 gene encoding G protein regulated inducer of neurite outgrowth 1 translates to MGSLKDEMRGLREDHKPCEKTDDGERPGGSDGSAEPEGPQINTSQESTTQGDYQPKHHTNASYVEEGDENAKSKDQVLSGGGCVKDSTQTDAISLTQQPEDDETTAATHNDATLSNELLSGGDGDGEIQEETSQDKTTEKDADIENIYVPVPATPGPSDPRTPAPAGQQHMHTQVSLEVVQCHSAATSPMTPPEGGNSFFFPSSFGKSGAVGADTKDAELQVGQQVEFCSVATSPMTPKTPSTTAFPVLIGRETVQKEEKVKKSEEHGESGQQESSPATQSLEESEKAGALKFATSKEPSEGLSSNTSPESSTSCPAAGLIVSQVTLEDSNQLSKQQRMGSMDQDITILVTHYSNNDEEEEEKAESSLFTIEPEMVKIDEYEEPGEKDNDVKKEDGKENVFTEPAAPDVQDTSNTNLPQNETVESSVSTCDEPKTDVKSANSEEKENEGARELRDVTKPPVPESPAPFGCHNIRTQVSLEVVQCQSAATSPMTPPEGDHAFYFPSSLGRCEGVGTETKDAELQVGQQVEFRSVATAPMTPRTPTVTTFPDIKNDASIEEKIVEEEEEEEEGTKEQVVEDKEEEKETEEKKVEAAEEDTKEAVNCKEKCEEPVQEVSWDEKGMTWEVYGAVVEVAVLGSAIQKHLEKQVKKQKQPSMPPPPPLNPSAKPLSSESIQGGSGSGSGSGKGRAGKRGDRDGEVSRRRRNPFRQLMENMQQPHCCSKAHTAE, encoded by the coding sequence ATGGGAAGTCTGAAAGACGAGATGAGAGGTCTCAGAGAGGACCACAAGCCTTGTGAGAAGACGGATGATGGAGAGCGTCCAGGCGGCTCAGATGGCAGCGCTGAGCCCGAGGGACCTCAGATAAACACGAGTCAAGAGTCAACAACACAAGGGGACTATCAGCCAAAACATCACACGAATGCCAGCTACGTTGAAGAGGGAGACGAGAATGCAAAATCTAAAGATCAAGTGCTTTCAGGAGGCGGTTGTGTAAAAGACTCTACACAGACTGACGCAATTTCTCTGACACAACAGCCTGAAGATGATGAAACAACAGCAGCCACACACAACGACGCGACACTCTCTAATGAGCTCCTGAGTGGTGGGGATGGAGATGGTGAAATTCAGGAGGAGACGTCTCAGGATAAAACCACAGAAAAAGACGCAGACATTGAAAATATATATGTGCCTGTGCCAGCAACCCCAGGCCCCTCAGACCCACGAACCCCAGCTCCTGCCGGCCagcaacacatgcacacacaggtcagCCTGGAGGTGGTCCAGTGTCACTCGGCGGCCACCAGCCCCATGACGCCCCCTGAGGGTGGCAATTCCTTCTTCTTCCCAAGCTCTTTTGGGAAGTCTGGAGCTGTGGGCGCTGACACTAAAGATGCTGAGCTACAGGTGGGTCAGCAGGTGGAGTTCTGCTCTGTGGCCACATCCCCCATGACCCCAAAGACGCCCTCGACCACGGCTTTCCCAGTGCTCATCGGGAGGGAGACGGTGCAGAAGGAGGAGAAAGTGAAAAAGAGTGAGGAGCATGGGGAGAGTGGCCAACAGGAGAGTTCCCCCGCAACACAAAGTCTGGAAGAGTCAGAGAAAGCTGGAGCTTTGAAATTTGCCACATCAAAGGAGCCGAGCGAGGGCCTCAGTTCGAATACATCTCCAGAGAGCTCCACCAGCTGCCCTGCTGCCGGGTTAATAGTTTCTCAAGTAACTCTGGAGGATAGTAATCAGCTGAGTAAGCAGCAGAGGATGGGCAGTATGGATCAAGACATTACAATCCTGGTGACCCACTATAGCAACaatgatgaggaagaggaagagaaggctgagtcatctctttttACCATCGAGCCAGAGATGGTCAAAATAGATGAATATGAGGAACCCGGAGAGAAAGACAATGATGTAAAGAAGGAGGATGGAAAGGAAAATGTCTTCACAGAACCTGCTGCCCCTGATGtacaggacacctcaaacacAAACCTGCCACAAAATGAAACCGTAGAATCCTCTGTGTCCACATGTGATGAACCAAAAACAGACGTTAAGTCTGCAAATtcagaagagaaagaaaatgaaggTGCACGTGAGTTGAGAGACGTGACAAAGCCTCCTGTCCCTGAATCTCCAGCTCCCTTCGGCTGCCACAACATCCGCACCCAGGTGAGCCTGGAGGTGGTGCAGTGTCAGTCTGCGGCTACCAGCCCCATGACCCCTCCTGAGGGGGACCACGCCTTCTACTTCCCCAGCTCTTTGGGGAGATGCGAAGGTGTAGGCACAGAGACTAAAGATGCTGAGCTGCAGGTGGGTCAGCAGGTGGAGTTTCGCTCTGTCGCCACAGCACCTATGACCCCAAGAACACCCACCGTCACGACTTTTCCTGACATCAAGAACGATGCAAGCATAGAGGAGAAGatagtggaggaggaggaggaggaggaagagggtaCAAAGGAGCAGGTGGTGGAggacaaagaggaggagaaagaaaccGAAGAGAAAAAGGTGGAAGCAGCTGAAGAGGACACAAAGGAGGCAGTAAATTGCAAGGAGAAATGTGAGGAGCCGGTGCAGGAGGTCAGCTGGGATGAAAAGGGAATGACGTGGGAGGTGTACGGGGCAGTGGTGGAGGTGGCTGTGCTGGGCTCAGCCATCCAGAAACACCTGGAGAAACAGgtgaagaagcagaagcagccCTCCATGCCTCCACCTCCGCCGCTCAACCCCTCAGCCAAGCCCCTCTCATCAGAGTCCATCCAGGGGGGTTCGGGCTCTGGTTCAGGCTCGGGTAAGGGCCGGGCGGGAAAGAGGGGAGACCGGGATGGGGAGGTGAGCCGACGCAGAAGAAACCCCTTCCGTCAGCTGATGGAGAACATGCAGCAGCCACATTGTTGCTCCAAAGCTCACACCGCAGAGTGA
- the adirf gene encoding adipogenesis regulatory factor, with protein sequence MASFKKTFESLKGTSHSAAKGVTDTAVQAAQDAVQQVADSSKETANTAAQEAGKQTQAAIEKAADKATDTIKEFGQKLETK encoded by the exons ATGGCCTCGTTCAAGAAGACCTTTGAGAGTCTGAAAGGCACAAGCCACTCGGCTGCGAAGGGAGTCACAGACACTGCAG TGCAGGCAGCTCAAGACGCTGTGCAGCAGGTGGCAGACTCCTCCAAAGAAACAGCCAATACAG CTGCTCAAGAAGCCGGCAAACAGACTCAGGCAGCCATAGAAAAAGCTGCAGACAAGGCCACGGACACCATCAAGGAGTTTGGACAGAAACTGGAGACCAAATGA
- the sncb gene encoding beta-synuclein, translating into MDVFMKGLSKAKEGMAVAAEKTKEGVAVAAEKTKEGVMFVGSKAKDSVGTVAEKTTGAMGNIVAATGLVKKDEFPTDMNPEEYGQEAMEGQGEAMLEPEGETYDETQQESQDYEPEA; encoded by the exons ATGGATGTGTTTATGAAGGGTTTGTCTAAAGCGAAAGAGGGGATGGCTGTGGCCGCAGAGAAGACCAAGGAAGGAGTTGCGGTCGCAGCTGAAAAGACTAAAGAAGGAGTAATGTTTGTAG gtAGCAAGGCCAAAGACAGTGTGGGCACAG tGGCTGAGAAGACCACTGGAGCCATGGGGAACATCGTTGCCGCCACTGGCCTGGTGAAAAAGGACGAGTTCCCTACTGACATGAAT cctGAGGAGTACGGGCAGGAGGCCATGGAGGGCCAGGGAGAGGCAATGCTGGAGCCAGAAGGGGAGACATATGATGAGACCCAGCAG GAGAGCCAGGACTACGAGCCAGAAGCATAA